Proteins encoded by one window of Torulaspora delbrueckii CBS 1146 chromosome 2, complete genome:
- the ARC19 gene encoding Arc19p (similar to Saccharomyces cerevisiae ARC19 (YKL013C); ancestral locus Anc_2.650), with protein MSQSLRPYLTAVRYSLEAALTLSNFSSLEVERHNRPEVEVPNTSAELLLQPMHISRNENEQVLIEPSVNSVRVSIKVKQADEIEHILVHKFTRFLEHSAESFYVLRRTAMPGYSISFLITNKHTESMKTGKLVDFIIEFMEEVDKEISEIKLFLNARARFVAEAYLGEFVY; from the coding sequence ATGTCCCAATCGCTGCGTCCCTACTTGACCGCTGTACGCTATTCTCTAGAAGCAGCTCTTACATTGAGCAACTTCTCATCTTTGGAAGTCGAGAGACATAACAGACCAGAAGTTGAAGTGCCTAACACAAGCGCAGAGTTGCTGCTGCAACCGATGCATATATCGCGTAACGAGAATGAACAGGTGCTCATTGAACCCAGTGTGAACTCCGTGCGTGTGAGCATTAAGGTCAAACAGGCCGATGAGATTGAGCATATCCTGGTGCACAAGTTTACGCGGTTCTTGGAACACAGTGCAGAATCATTTTACGTGCTGAGACGTACAGCTATGCCAGGTTACAGTATCTCGTTTTTGATCACCAATAAGCACACAGAATCGATGAAGACAGGCAAATTGGTCGATTTTATCATCGAATTCatggaagaagttgacAAAGAGATCAGCGAAATTAAACTATTTCTCAATGCAAGAGCCAGATTCGTTGCAGAGGCCTATTTGGGTGAATTTGTCTACTAG
- the INA22 gene encoding Ina22p (similar to Saccharomyces cerevisiae YIR024C; ancestral locus Anc_2.652), protein MFGRLIGPVKTLKGCRLYSQPASGGSKRGFDRSMLKPALIVVVFGSMLSHVSNQQKLSAELDRRYELKMNILRKLISRAKEGDISFNVDEELQLVNKLFSRYSKSGNVSFEEEAEKIRKSSDSNKYSEKALLDSLNSSRNPLEEESLEDMFKSIMNEVNDTSRPLLKKSETIVVPPHDENEIVLNKKFLEEQAKREVELQNYTPSTDAHTIVDIPGELSVAAKDTEIKSFL, encoded by the coding sequence ATGTTTGGGAGACTCATTGGCCCGGTAAAAACCCTCAAAGGATGTCGGCTTTATTCGCAGCCAGCTAGCGGGGGCTCGAAAAGAGGGTTTGATAGGAGTATGCTCAAACCTGCCCTTATCGTTGTTGTGTTTGGTTCAATGCTGAGCCATGTCTCAAATCAACAGAAACTCAGTGCTGAACTCGATAGACGATACGAACTCAAAATGAATATACTGCGGAAACTTATCAGCAGGGCAAAAGAAGGTGATATTAGTTTtaatgttgatgaagaattgcaacTAGTTAATAAGCTATTCAGCCGTTACTCGAAATCTGGTAATGTCAGctttgaagaggaagcGGAGAAGATACGGAAAAGCTCGGATTCTAATAAGTATTCTGAAAAGGCATTACTCGATAGTTTGAATAGCTCCAGGAATCCACTAGAGGAAgaatctttggaagataTGTTCAAGAGCATAATGAATGAGGTGAACGATACTAGTAGGCCactgctgaagaaatcagaaaCTATAGTTGTGCCACCTCATGATGAAAACGAGATCGTTCTTAACAAGAAATTCCTTGAAGAACAGGCCAAAAGAGAAGTCGAGCTTCAAAACTATACACCATCGACTGATGCGCACACAATCGTCGACATTCCAGGTGAGTTAAGCGTGGCGGCCAAGGATACTGAGATAAAGAGCTTCCTCTGA
- the SEC11 gene encoding signal peptidase complex catalytic subunit SEC11 (similar to Saccharomyces cerevisiae SEC11 (YIR022W); ancestral locus Anc_2.648) has translation MNLRLELTRFLKLCFVLSSAFMFWKGLSVATNSHSPIVVVLSGSMEPAFQRGDVLFLWNRNERSKVGDIVIYEVEGKSIPIVHRVLREHHSVEKKKQLLLTKGDNNAGNDIPLYAKKSLYLQKERDIVGTVKGYIPQVGYITIWISENKYAKFAMMGLLGLSALLGNE, from the coding sequence ATGAATTTAAGACTTGAACTTACAAGGTTCCTGAAGCTATGCTTTGTACTTTCCTCCGCGTTCATGTTCTGGAAGGGTTTGTCCGTCGCTACCAATTCTCATTCCCCAATTGTAGTTGTGCTGTCTGGCTCGATGGAACCAGCATTTCAGAGAGGTGATGTTTTGTTTCTATGGAACAGAAATGAGAGAAGTAAAGTTGGTGATATTGTCATTTATGAAGTGGAAGGGAAATCTATTCCAATTGTTCACAGAGTCTTAAGAGAGCATCATAGTGTcgaaaagaagaaacagctACTCTTAACTAAAGGTGATAATAATGCAGGTAATGATATTCCATTATATGCCAAGAAAAGCCTTTATTTGCAGAAGGAAAGGGACATAGTAGGAACGGTCAAAGGGTATATCCCACAAGTGGGTTATATAACGATTTGGATCTCCGAGAATAAGTATGCAAAATTCGCTATGATGGGTTTACTGGGGCTAAGTGCATTATTGGGTAATGAATAA
- the DAL81 gene encoding Dal81p (similar to Saccharomyces cerevisiae DAL81 (YIR023W); ancestral locus Anc_2.651) has translation MSLQSGNSPTDTGSGNQNGTVSNQERNNNRGTSGSRGPSHRNNSNNETLNFDDNYAAILQNLASDNAQAMSQNFGNINAKNSLLSIFSKDDRNKGQGSNDEYDGGPNIANDNNNVSSAAGSGLDKQNIDVLLKHYQKLLNRSGSPNNSGGQRTLDEADNQRDTNKSTITERPCDHCRRRQKNSVMVPDLTSCIHCETKGIKCAFSELPNHINRFTVAETDQTRSKHPRSEEYDNLETLLKKAKSSNNENVVQYYSELLQNMNDSGSTPHPLHYGPAQNSLSPPRVPSNPSLINMLQFNQRGLSQMKQSPSPPGQFPRSSFYVGATSAYDVNLVNHVQLDHIDQVQLLPTVALRKVAPNVQFILRDNFDQQLYAKQEQEIDMAERLVYPHGEVLIDIFFKFVHPYYPILHERIFMEKYSRSYRELTAPLLASIYSLALQWWDFHPKLIGFPKPDVTNQLNDIALRNFFEMIERPKLSMVQTGLLILSCRSECTNNWVLNSTVVALAEELGLGIDCHDWKLPRWERGLRRRLAWAVWAQDKWTASIESRHSNLILGRNWLVKMLTEEDFPADSPVINSSRQQENATNMANPLGNISLYDMSPTNDDFVDGTLMFKQLVSLSVILGEIMETFYTEGAVQLTTKIEQVLKLAKPLQLKLREWYHSLPPQLSMNKFVPRKFNANATLTLAYFAVEITLHRKIISTLGQDTPKELVHVCRTAARTRLVAAIEFVRDLKNEHINAFWYTCSTGNLMLIGTFAALLYVTARTKDEAIVFRDCLRNYIWVLRVGSKSFEKAANALNRIHMLLTQIPGLLTDEQPKEPTSHSPTLPLRQWKAEPEQPSPDFNQLRNLPPELLHSLTSMRGNTPNISSNRDSNHSFSPGYSSSSRNESKNQTYNGINAKNGLTNSSEGNASRGSPSDSEAPAGPKPVATGNEVTNADLTRQEGRPENQDRKVLESFAPATQSNQSNPITPQSVGNVVKDATPIADSDHESGTGKNTERPIDKVSTISPSSVGDKKQPGDNMDSSKTTSSSNAKNNEVGRSRDNYEAASEND, from the coding sequence ATGTCTTTGCAATCTGGAAACTCGCCAACTGATACGGGATCTGGGAACCAGAATGGTACAGTTTCTAATCAGGAAAGGAACAATAATAGAGGAACCAGTGGTTCAAGAGGTCCCAGTCACAGGAATAATAGTAACAATGAAACTCTGaattttgatgataattATGCGGCAATTTTGCAGAACTTGGCTAGCGATAATGCCCAAGCTATGTCACAGAATTTTGGCAATATTAATGCTAAAAATTCCCTGTTGTCTATCTTTTCCAAGGATGATCGAAATAAAGGCCAAGGAAGTAATGATGAGTATGATGGCGGGCCTAATATTGCGAATGATAATAATAACGTGAGTTCCGCAGCGGGAAGCGGGCTAGATAAGCAGAATATTGATGTACTTTTGAAACATTACCAGAAGCTGCTGAATAGATCAGGCTCTCCGAACAATTCAGGTGGGCAAAGAACCTTGGATGAAGCCGATAATCAACGGGATACTAATAAATCGACTATTACAGAGAGACCGTGTGACCACTGCCGAAGAAGACAAAAAAATAGTGTGATGGTACCGGATTTGACAAGTTGTATTCATTGTGAAACTAAAGGTATCAAATGTGCTTTCTCAGAACTGCCGAACCACATAAATAGATTCACTGTTGCCGAGACAGATCAGACCAGAAGTAAACATCCTCGCTCGGAAGAGTATGATAACTTGGAAACTTTACTCAAGAAGGCTAAATCAAGCAACAATGAAAACGTTGTACAATATTATTCTGAGTTACTACAAAACATGAATGACTCCGGTTCCACCCCTCATCCACTGCATTATGGCCCCGCACAAAATAGTTTATCACCGCCAAGAGTACCGAGTAATCCAAGCTTGATCAACATGCTCCAGTTTAATCAGAGGGGCCTATCCCAGATGAAACAGTCGCCCTCTCCACCAGGACAGTTCCCTAGGTCATCTTTTTACGTAGGAGCAACATCAGCATACGACGTGAATCTTGTCAATCATGTTCAATTGGACCACATTGATCAGGTTCAGTTGTTACCAACTGTTGCATTACGGAAAGTCGCACCTAATGTGCAGTTCATACTCAGAGATAATTTCGATCAGCAGCTTTACGCAAAGCAAGAACAGGAAATCGACATGGCCGAAAGACTCGTTTATCCACATGGTGAAGTTTTGATAGacattttcttcaagtttgttCATCCTTACTATCCAATCTTGCATGAACGAATCTTTATGGaaaaatattcaagatcatATCGGGAGCTAACCGCCCCTCTACTTGCATCAATATACTCACTGGCTCTTCAGTGGTGGGACTTTCATCCCAAGTTAATAGGATTTCCAAAGCCAGATGTCACAAATCAGCTTAACGATATTGCCTTGAGGAATTTTTTCGAGATGATCGAAAGGCCAAAGCTTAGTATGGTCCAAACGGGGTTACTAATACTGAGCTGTAGAAGCGAGTGCACAAATAATTGGGTGTTGAATTCCACCGTCGTGGCTCTTGCTGAAGAGCTCGGCCTCGGGATAGATTGTCATGACTGGAAACTTCCCAGATGGGAAAGAGGACTACGTAGACGGCTAGCATGGGCAGTGTGGGCTCAGGATAAGTGGACTGCCTCAATAGAGTCGCGTCATTCgaatttgattttgggGAGAAACTGGCTCGTTAAAATGTTGACAGAGGAAGACTTTCCAGCCGATTCTCCAGTGATAAACAGCTCAAGACAGCAGGAAAACGCTACTAACATGGCTAACCCCTTGGGCAACATATCTTTATATGATATGTCCCCCACGAATGATGACTTCGTGGACGGTACACTGATGTTTAAGCaacttgtttctttgagtGTGATTTTGGGCGAAATCATGGAAACCTTTTACACTGAAGGTGCCGTTCAATTAACGACAAAGATAGAGCAAGTTCTGAAATTAGCCAAGCCGCTGCAACTGAAATTGAGAGAGTGGTATCATTCGTTGCCGCCACAGCTGTCTATGAACAAGTTTGTGCCAAGAAAATTCAACGCTAATGCGACTTTGACTTTAGCGTACTTCGCAGTTGAAATTACGTTGCATAGGAAGATAATATCTACTTTGGGGCAAGATACACCAAAAGAGCTCGTCCATGTCTGTCGTACGGCTGCGAGGACAAGGCTTGTTGCAGCCATCGAGTTTGTTCGCGATCTCAAAAATGAACACATCAATGCCTTTTGGTACACATGCTCAACTGGTAATCTTATGTTAATAGGGACATTTGCAGCGTTGCTCTATGTGACAGCCAGAACAAAGGATGAGGCTATAGTCTTCAGAGACTGTTTGCGTAACTATATTTGGGTTCTGAGGGTTGGATCCAAATCATTCGAAAAAGCTGCTAACGCACTGAACCGTATTCATATGCTACTCACCCAGATTCCAGGACTTTTAACTGATGAACAACCAAAAGAACCAACATCTCACTCTCCAACTTTACCATTACGGCAATGGAAGGCAGAACCAGAACAACCTTCACCAGatttcaaccaattgagGAATCTGCCACCTGAGTTGCTCCATAGCCTCACGAGTATGCGAGGCAACACGCCAAACATATCAAGCAATAGAGACTCCAATCATTCATTTTCTCCCGGTTACAGCAGCTCATCGAGGAACGAAAGCAAGAATCAAACATACAACGGGATCAACGCTAAGAACGGTTTAACAAACTCCAGTGAAGGCAACGCCAGTAGAGGAAGCCCTTCTGACTCGGAAGCTCCAGCAGGTCCTAAACCAGTGGCAACTGGTAATGAAGTAACCAATGCCGACTTGACACGACAAGAAGGTCGTCCTGAGAACCAGGATAGAAAGGTTCTAGAGTCGTTTGCTCCAGCTACacaatcaaatcaaagCAATCCGATAACTCCCCAAAGTGTGGGGAACGTAGTCAAAGATGCTACTCCAATTGCTGACAGTGACCACGAAAGCGGAACCGGGAAGAATACCGAAAGACCAATAGACAAGGTATCAACAATTTCTCCTTCCTCAGTTGGCGATAAGAAACAACCAGGTGATAATATGGATTCTTCTAAGACAACCTCGTCGAGCAATGCTAAAAATAATGAAGTTGGTCGCTCAAGGGACAACTATGAAGCTGCCTCTGAGAATGATTAG
- the PRP40 gene encoding snoRNA-splicing protein PRP40 (similar to Saccharomyces cerevisiae PRP40 (YKL012W); ancestral locus Anc_2.649) → MSGDSEWKEALDDKGRTYYYNAKNGESRWEKPQELFTEEELVLLKHGWKSSRTAEGKIYYYNSITKESRWEKPIFTEPEEEKQEQEPILVDSSAASEDSQYDNTSKILNPPKRSKDEAELEFLEMLRDNQVDSTWSFGKIISQLGSTDPRYWMVDDDPLWKRQIFEKYLSNRTEEQLLKEHTETSKFKDAFWEMLRGKPQILYYTRWPTAKRLIANEPIYKHSVVKESVKKRTFIEYVDMLAEKRQDEQVQLKEQALRELEEYLRGIVLAETQQNDTQLPVVSWQDLLASYLFEKNKRYIANKHFEILTHEDVLKVYLKIVVTIEDSMKDKLHDLQEKNYTKDRIARDRFKELLRSPEIRLRANSRWQDVYPIIKNEPRFLNMLGTGGSSALDLFLDVVEEKSINMSAHRSIAQTLLIDKGYQWQDDDESNGASIKKLLVEDATFKSMDNEDIDLIIELLINLRKEKQREQQEVENRVLQQKKHFFKLMLHRFYKGAKLRPDSWEEAREDLEDTVEFKELGENEEDDKVKQSIFEEFRNSTPRDAVRTAAGQAPQSSRKRPLSPAVQLDY, encoded by the coding sequence ATGAGTGGGGACAGTGAGTGGAAAGAGGCTCTCGATGACAAGGGGAGGACATATTACTATAATGCCAAGAACGGAGAGTCAAGATGGGAAAAACCACAGGAACTGTTCACTGAGGAAGAACTGGTACTGTTGAAGCATGGCTGGAAGAGCTCTCGAACCGCAGAGGGCAAGATTTACTACTATAATTCAATCACAAAAGAGTCTCGATGGGAAAAGCCAATATTTACGGAGccagaggaagagaaacagGAACAAGAGCCTATTTTGGTTGACAGTTCAGCTGCGAGCGAGGATAGTCAATATGACAATACTTCGAAAATTCTGAATCCTCCTAAGAGATCAAAGGACGAAGCAGAATTGGAGTTCTTAGAAATGCTTAGAGATAATCAGGTGGATTCGACTTGGTCGTTCGGTAAGATCATATCGCAACTGGGGTCTACAGATCCCCGTTATTGGATGGTCGATGATGATCCACTGTGGAAACGGcagatttttgagaagtACCTCTCGAACCGAACCGAGGAACAGTTGCTGAAGGAGCATACAGAGACTAGTAAGTTCAAAGACGCATTTTGGGAAATGCTAAGAGGTAAACCTCAGATTCTTTACTACACTAGATGGCCCACTGCGAAACGACTGATTGCGAACGAACCCATATACAAGCATTCAGTTGTTAAGGAAAGTGTAAAGAAGCGGACTTTCATTGAATATGTTGACATGTTGGCCGAGAAACGACAGGATGAGCAAGTGCAGTTAAAAGAGCAAGCGCTTCGAGAACTGGAGGAGTATTTGAGAGGTATAGTGCTGGCAGAAACTCAGCAGAATGATACTCAGTTGCCAGTCGTCAGTTGGCAAGATTTACTAGCTAGTTATCTTTTcgagaagaacaaaagatATATCGCGAACAAGCATTTTGAGATTTTAACTCACGAAGACGTATTGAAAGTGTATCTGAAGATAGTAGTGACTATTGAAGACTCGATGAAAGACAAACTTCACGATTTGCAAGAGAAAAATTACACAAAGGACCGAATCGCCCGTGATagattcaaagaattgcTGCGATCACCTGAGATCCGTTTACGAGCTAATTCAAGATGGCAAGATGTGTACCCTATTATTAAAAACGAACCGCGGTTTCTCAATATGTTGGGAACTGGTGGCTCGTCTGCGCTGGACTTATTCTTAGATGTCGTGGAGGAAAAATCCATCAACATGAGTGCCCACAGATCCATCGCTCAGACACTGCTTATAGACAAAGGATATCAATGgcaagatgatgacgaatCCAACGGAGCTtcaatcaagaaacttttggTTGAAGACGcaactttcaagagcaTGGATAATGAAGATATCGATTTGATCATCGAGCTCTTGATCAACTTAAGAAAGGAGAAACAAAGAGAACAACAAGAAGTAGAAAATAGAGTATTGCAACAAAAGAAGcattttttcaaactgATGTTGCACAGGTTCTACAAAGGTGCCAAGCTGAGACCTGACTCATGGGAAGAAGCCCgtgaagatttggaagataCTGttgaattcaaagaacttggtgaaaatgaagaagatgataaagttaAGCAATCGatatttgaagagttcagAAATAGCACTCCAAGAGATGCCGTCCGGACGGCTGCGGGGCAGGCTCCGCAATCAAGTAGAAAGAGACCACTTAGCCCTGCGGTTCAATTAGACTACTGA